GAACTGAGTGGAAGAAAGACGATTATCCGCGAAAAGTAAGCTGCACCGCAGCCATTCGAAGTTTTGGATCGACATTTGGTGACAGACCGAGATGTTTCAGGGTATTTCTCGGGAAATATTGCATAAGCGGCGTTATGTGTCGCGTTGTGGGTTTTCTTCATATTAAATCGCACGTACAACCTGAAGGAGGACTATTCAAAGTGAGTATCAAAAGAGCGCTAGTCAGCGTATCGGATAAACAAGGTATCGTGGATTTTTGCCGCGAGTTGTCTGCATTAGGCGTAGAAATTATCTCTACAGGTGGAACAAGCACGCTTTTGGCTAAAGAAGGTGTTCCAGTTATCGGGATTTCCGATGTGACAGGATTCCCAGAAATCATGGACGGACGTGTCAAAACCTTGCACCCTGCTGTACACAGTGGATTGCTTGCGGTTCGTGATAACGAGGAACACACGCGTCAAATGAAGGAGCTTGGTCTGGACTACATCGATCTGGTTGTTGTGAATTTGTATCCGTTCGTGGAAACTATCGCAAAACCTGACGTATCCTACGAGGAAGCCATCGAGAATATCGATATCGGCGGACCTACGATGCTGCGTTCTGCGGCGAAGAACCATGCTTTTGTCAGTGTAGTGGTGGATGCTAATGACTACGCTACTGTACTTGAAGAGGTTCGCGCAGGTGGAGATACAACGCTAGAAACACGCAAACGTCTTGCGGCAAAAGTGTTCCGTCATACGGCGGCTTACGATGCCTTGATTTCCGATTATTTGGCTAACGTTACTGGCGAGCCTCTGCCAGAGCGCTACACCGTGACTTATGAGAAAATTCAGGATCTGCGTTATGGCGAGAATCCGCATCAAAAAGCAGCGTTCTATCGCAAGCCATTGGCGGCACTGGATACACTCACTGCGGCTGAACAATTGCACGGCAAAGAGTTGTCTTATAACAATATCAACGATGCTAACGCAGCACTGCAAATCGTGAAAGAATTTGAAGAGCCTGCTGTCGTAGCGGTTAAACATATGAACCCTTGTGGTGTAGGCGTGGGTGAAAGTGTATACGAAGCTTATCAAAAAGCTTACAACGCGGATCCAACTTCTATCTTTGGTGGGATTGTAGCAGCAAACCGCATTATTGATGCAGACACAGCGAACCTGCTGAAAGATATTTTCCTCGAAATCGTGTTGGCACCAGGCTTTACGGAAGAAGCACTGGAAATCCTTACGAAGAAAAAGAATCTCCGTTTGCTCAAAATCGGTAACCTTAGTACGGCTAGTGCGCGTAAGAGCAGCTTTGTAGTTACCTCTATTGATGGAGGAATGGTTGTACAGGAGAGCGATGTGCACTCTGTGAACCCAGATGATCTACAAGTCGTTACGGACCGTAAACCAACCGAGGAAGAATTGAAACAATTGTTGTTCGGATGGAAAGTAGTTAAGCATGTGAAATCTAATGCGATTGTGCTGGCTGCTGATGATATGACCGTTGGCGTAGGTGCAGGACAGATGAACCGCGTTGGTGCAGCTAAAATTGCAATCGAACAAGCTGGTGAAAAATCTAAGGGAGCCGTACTCGCTTCCGACGCGTTCTTCCCAATGGGCGATACGCTTGAAATGGCAGCAAAAGCAGGAATCACTGCAGTGATTCAGCCAGGCGGCTCCATTAAAGACGAAGAGTCAATTAAGGTCGCTAATGAGTATGGTATTGCTATGGTCTTCACAGGCGTCCGTCATTTCAAACACTAGAGCACTGGGAGGATCATATTCGGATGGATATTTTAGTGGTTGGCGGCGGCGGCCGGGAACATGCGATGATTTGGAGTCTATCCCAAAGCCCCAAGGCAGGTAAAATCTATTGCGCACCCGGCAACGCCGGGATTGCGCAGTTAGCCGAATGTGTGCCGATCGGAGTATTTGAGTTCGATCGTCTGACGGCTTTTGCGAAAGAGAAGGAAGTAGGTCTTGTTGTAATCGGCCCAGATGATCCGCTCGCTGCTGGGATTGTGGATGCTTTTGAAGCACAGGATATTCCTGTGTTTGGCCCACGCAAGAATGCGGCAGAGATCGAAGGCAGCAAAACCTTTATGAAGGATCTTTTGCATAAATATAATATTCCGACAGCAGCCTATGAGAAGTTCGACGACTATGAAGCTGCGCTAACTTATTTGCGGGAACAGCCGCTTCCGATCGTAATCAAGGCAGATGGTCTGGCTGCAGGAAAAGGCGTGACGGTTGCTTATTCGTTGGAAGAAGCAGAGCAAGCACTCGCTGATATTATGGTCACTAAGGTATTCGGTGAGGCAGGCGCTCAGGTTGTTATTGAGGAATTTCTAGCTGGACAGGAAATGTCGATTCTGGCTTTTGTCGATGGAGAGACGGTACGTCCTATGGCTGCTGCCCAGGATCATAAGCCCGTATTTGATGGGGATAAAGGTCCTAATACCGGCGGAATGGGTACCTATTCGCCTTTACCACATATTGATGAGGCTATTATCCAAGAAGCGATCGAGACCATCATTAAGCCGACAGCAAAAGCTATGGTGGATGAAGGTCGTCCCTTTAGCGGTGTACTATTTGCGGGACTGATGATTTCTCCAGAGGGTAAACCAAAGACGATTGAGTTTAATGCTCGTTTCGGTGATCCTGAGACTCAGGTCGTGTTGCCTAGACTCAAGAGCGACTTGCTAGAAATCTTTCTGGCGGTCACAGAGGGCAGACTTGCAGATATCGACATTGAATGGAGCGACGAAGCGGCTGTATGCGTAGTTCTCGCTTCGGGAGGATATCCAGGGCCTTATTCAAAGGGTGTACCGATTGAAGGTCTTGAAGACAGCCAAGGAGGGCTGATCTTCCATGCTGGTACGGCGCGTGGTGAAGACGGAAGCTGGGTGACGAATGGTGGTCGGGTGCTAGGCGTGGTAGGCCTAGGTGCTACGATTGCTGAAGCTCGTGTTGCAGCTTACGCTAGAGCCGAAGGAATTTCTTTTTCCGGAAAACAAAGCCGCAGCGACATCGCTATGAAAGCTTTGGTATAAGGATAAAGAACTGTATCTAGCATTTTTTGCGCTTAAAGTCCTAAAAAAGGACTGACAAGTGATAGAAGAAGTGCTATAATACTACACGTACGGGGGAAAATGTGCGGATATATACAGATAAGGGTCTTTCCGATCATGGGAAGGCCCTTTTAAATCGGAGTCCTTCAGACTTTGTGAAGTAACCTTATAAAGGATGCCTCGTGCCTGGAAATGATGATACTTATAGTGCATACTAGCGATACGCTTATGGCGAATGGCTACTCACAGATTTAAGGAGGAATTCGTTTTGAGTAAGATTGGAAGAAATGATATGTGTCCTTGCGGAAGCGGGAAAAAATATAAGAAATGCTGCCTTGGTAAAGAAACTTCTGCAGTAGAGTCCATCATGCAACTTGTAAACAAGGAAGAAGCGGCAGCTAGCGAGACTGTGGCTGAGAAACAGGAAGCCGTAGCACAACCTGAAGTGAAGCTAACTCTTGCTACACTCAGAAAAAAAGTGTCACGTGATCTGAATTGGGAGCATCCAGCACATGAACAATTGGCGCTGCACCTTATTGAGAGCATGAGAGAAAGCTATGATAGAGAGCTTATTTGGGAAGCTCTAGTTCTGTGGAATGGTTATTCCCGTAAGACTAAGCCTGCTGTGAAGAAAATGGGCTCTTTCTGCGCGGCGATCGAATTTATTTTGTCTGAGGAATATGGCTTCTCCCTAACACAAGCGGATCTTGCTACCAAACATGAGGTTACCACGCCTACCATTTCTAGAAAAGTCAAAGAGATGCTCAATTACATTGAGGAATACGGCATGGGTGGTGCGGAAGAAGAATTACTTTTGCTGAATATCTCAGGCAGTCCGAAGGATCAGGAGCAAGCACTATTACAAAAGGCTATGCAAACCAATTCATCCAACCGCCGGATACAGTTAGCTGAAGCCGCATTAGAGGTTTATCCGGACAGTCCGGATGCTTATCTCATTTTGGCTGAGGAAGCAGAGAATGAAGCAGATGCTCGTGCTTTTCTAAAAGCAGGGATGGATGCAGGTGAACGTGAGCTTGGGGAAGCCTTTTTCGCTGAGAACAAGGGACATTTCTGGGACCTCCACGAGACTCGTCCATACATTCGAATTTGCAAAAGCTACGCCGACTCTTGTTGGTTTAGCGGAAATGCAGAAGAAGCACAAAAAGTACTTGAGCACATTTTAGAGCTGAATCCTGAAGATAACACAGGTGCGCGTTACCTTTTAACGGCTGCGTATCTCTACACCAACAAGCTCAAGAAGACAGAAAAGGTGCTGGAAAAGTTCGGCAATGATGCAGCGGCGACAGTAGCTTACGACCGGATGGTCTTAGAATATAAGAAAAATGGGATTACTTCCCAACTGAAAATGTTGTACCGCGTAGCGCGGAATGTGAACAAGCATGTGCCGGATTATTTGTTAGGGATCAAAAGATTGCCGCATAACCTTCCGGATTTTGTGGGAATGGGCGACGCTAATGAAGCTATCGAATATGTTATTGTACACTCGCGTTTGTGGACAAGCCTACCTGATCTGCTGAAGTGGATGCTGAAGCAACAGGATTAGTAGAATTCAGATCTTGGACGGACATGAACTTAAAGAGGCTATGGGAGATTCCTGTAGTCTCTTTTTTAATATAAGAAAGTATAAGATTTGCATCAATAATTGTATTGCATACAGCGGACAATGCTTGAAAAAATGTCTTTGGGAGAGTATGTTTACAAGAAGTAGAATGAATAGATGATAGTGAGGCGAGAGGGTTATGAGAGAAGAGGAAGACCGAATCGTAGGAATGGAAGATATCGTACGGGCTCATCACGTACTGCGGGAGGTCATCATCCGGACTCCACTACAGCGTGACGCCGTACTATCGGCCAAGTATGATTGCGATGTATATTTGAAGCGCGAAGATTTGCAGATTGTCCGTTCTTTTAAAATCCGTGGAGCTTATAATATGATTCGTAGTCTATCCGCAGAAGATAGAGCCAAAGGTATTGTCTGCGCGAGTGCAGGAAATCACGCACAAGGTGTAGCCTATTCCTGTAAGGCACTTGGAATTAAGGGCAAGGTCTATATGCCAAGCACAACACCTAATCAGAAGGTCAAACAAGTACGGCGGTTCGGTGGCGAGTTTGTTGAGGTCATTCTGAAGGGCGATACCTTCGATGATGCTTATGATGAAGCGCTTCAAGCTTGTATAGACCATGGTATGACGTTGATCCACCCGTTTGATGAGCCGAGAATTATTGCAGGCAATGGAACGATAGCGATGGAAGTGATGGAGAACCTGGATCACCCTGCGGATTTTATGTTCGTAACGATTGGTGGGGGCGGTCTGGCAGCAGGAATAGCCACTTATGTGAAGACGGTGAGTCCATCTACTAAGTTGATTGGTGTGGAACCGCTTGGTGCTGCTTCAATGACTGAAGCGATCAAGCTTGGAGAAGTGGTAACGCTAAAAGAAATTAACAAGTTCGTGGACGGAGCGGCTGTAAAGCGCGTTGGCGGACTGACTTATGATATTTGTTCCCGGCATCTGGATGACATCGTGATGGTACCTGAAGGCAAGGCTTGTACCACCATTCTGGAGCTGTATAACGAGAATGCTATAGTGGTTGAGCCAGCGGGATCCTTACCTATCGCAGCACTTGATCAGTACCGTGATCAAATCCGCGGGAAGACGGTCGTCTGTATCATTAGTGGGGGTAACAACGATATTGACCGTATGCAGGAGATCAAAGAGCGGTCACTGATTTACGAAGGCTTAAAGCACTACTTCATGGTGAACTTCCCACAACGGGCAGGTGCCCTGCGTGAATTCTTGGACGAAATCCTCGGTCCAGAGGATGATATTACCCGTTTCGAGTACATCAAGAAGCATGATAAAGAGAATGGTCCCGCGCTTGTAGGCATAGAGCTATTGTCCATTGAAGCTTA
This genomic stretch from Paenibacillus sp. FSL H7-0737 harbors:
- the purD gene encoding phosphoribosylamine--glycine ligase; its protein translation is MDILVVGGGGREHAMIWSLSQSPKAGKIYCAPGNAGIAQLAECVPIGVFEFDRLTAFAKEKEVGLVVIGPDDPLAAGIVDAFEAQDIPVFGPRKNAAEIEGSKTFMKDLLHKYNIPTAAYEKFDDYEAALTYLREQPLPIVIKADGLAAGKGVTVAYSLEEAEQALADIMVTKVFGEAGAQVVIEEFLAGQEMSILAFVDGETVRPMAAAQDHKPVFDGDKGPNTGGMGTYSPLPHIDEAIIQEAIETIIKPTAKAMVDEGRPFSGVLFAGLMISPEGKPKTIEFNARFGDPETQVVLPRLKSDLLEIFLAVTEGRLADIDIEWSDEAAVCVVLASGGYPGPYSKGVPIEGLEDSQGGLIFHAGTARGEDGSWVTNGGRVLGVVGLGATIAEARVAAYARAEGISFSGKQSRSDIAMKALV
- the ilvA gene encoding threonine ammonia-lyase IlvA, encoding MREEEDRIVGMEDIVRAHHVLREVIIRTPLQRDAVLSAKYDCDVYLKREDLQIVRSFKIRGAYNMIRSLSAEDRAKGIVCASAGNHAQGVAYSCKALGIKGKVYMPSTTPNQKVKQVRRFGGEFVEVILKGDTFDDAYDEALQACIDHGMTLIHPFDEPRIIAGNGTIAMEVMENLDHPADFMFVTIGGGGLAAGIATYVKTVSPSTKLIGVEPLGAASMTEAIKLGEVVTLKEINKFVDGAAVKRVGGLTYDICSRHLDDIVMVPEGKACTTILELYNENAIVVEPAGSLPIAALDQYRDQIRGKTVVCIISGGNNDIDRMQEIKERSLIYEGLKHYFMVNFPQRAGALREFLDEILGPEDDITRFEYIKKHDKENGPALVGIELLSIEAYEPLIERMQQKGVDYVEINKDSNLFNILI
- a CDS encoding SEC-C metal-binding domain-containing protein; this translates as MSKIGRNDMCPCGSGKKYKKCCLGKETSAVESIMQLVNKEEAAASETVAEKQEAVAQPEVKLTLATLRKKVSRDLNWEHPAHEQLALHLIESMRESYDRELIWEALVLWNGYSRKTKPAVKKMGSFCAAIEFILSEEYGFSLTQADLATKHEVTTPTISRKVKEMLNYIEEYGMGGAEEELLLLNISGSPKDQEQALLQKAMQTNSSNRRIQLAEAALEVYPDSPDAYLILAEEAENEADARAFLKAGMDAGERELGEAFFAENKGHFWDLHETRPYIRICKSYADSCWFSGNAEEAQKVLEHILELNPEDNTGARYLLTAAYLYTNKLKKTEKVLEKFGNDAAATVAYDRMVLEYKKNGITSQLKMLYRVARNVNKHVPDYLLGIKRLPHNLPDFVGMGDANEAIEYVIVHSRLWTSLPDLLKWMLKQQD
- the purH gene encoding bifunctional phosphoribosylaminoimidazolecarboxamide formyltransferase/IMP cyclohydrolase, which produces MSIKRALVSVSDKQGIVDFCRELSALGVEIISTGGTSTLLAKEGVPVIGISDVTGFPEIMDGRVKTLHPAVHSGLLAVRDNEEHTRQMKELGLDYIDLVVVNLYPFVETIAKPDVSYEEAIENIDIGGPTMLRSAAKNHAFVSVVVDANDYATVLEEVRAGGDTTLETRKRLAAKVFRHTAAYDALISDYLANVTGEPLPERYTVTYEKIQDLRYGENPHQKAAFYRKPLAALDTLTAAEQLHGKELSYNNINDANAALQIVKEFEEPAVVAVKHMNPCGVGVGESVYEAYQKAYNADPTSIFGGIVAANRIIDADTANLLKDIFLEIVLAPGFTEEALEILTKKKNLRLLKIGNLSTASARKSSFVVTSIDGGMVVQESDVHSVNPDDLQVVTDRKPTEEELKQLLFGWKVVKHVKSNAIVLAADDMTVGVGAGQMNRVGAAKIAIEQAGEKSKGAVLASDAFFPMGDTLEMAAKAGITAVIQPGGSIKDEESIKVANEYGIAMVFTGVRHFKH